In Oryzias melastigma strain HK-1 linkage group LG10, ASM292280v2, whole genome shotgun sequence, the genomic window GAAAAACAAcgatttttggaatattttcagCCTGTAGTTCAAGACAGAAGCTGGTGAGTCCTGAGACTGAAAGACTTTGGTTAGAAATGGCTGAGAGAGCTGCTCTTCTTGAATTCCTGAACTGTCACATTTGTTCAGAGACTTTCAATGATCCTGTAACTCTGAGCTGCAACCACAACTTCTGTTCAAGCTGCCTGCAGAAGTTCTGGGAACAAACTCTGAACAAAAACTGTCccatctgtaaaagaaaatcatctAAAGATTATCCTATTGTGAACTTCAGCCTGAAGAAACTTGCTGACTCGTTTGCTGGAAGACAGAAATCTGAATcatcagagacaaaaacaggagaGCAGAAGATCATGGAGGTCTGCAGGAAACATTCAGGAGAATCCAAACTCTTCTGTAAAGACGAGCAGAGAGCTTTTTGTTCTGTCTGTGAGTTTTCTCAGCACCAGAGTCACAAAGTGGTTCCTGTAGAAGAAGCAGTCAgagagctgaaggaggagctgaaatCTGACTTAAAGTCTCTGcaggacaagaagatgaaataCAAAGAAGTGGAGGAAACATACAATCAGATGATTCAACACTCCaagaagcagctgctgtccacagagacacagatcagagcagagttcaacaagctccaccagttcctgaaggaggaagaggagtccaGACTGGCAGCTCTGAGGGAGGAAGAGCAGCAGAAGAGGAAGACTGTGAGCAGAGAGATGAAGAGGATCCAGGAGCAGATGTCCTCTCTGTCAGAAAGTATCAGTGCTGttaaagcagagctgcagaaagacAAGGAGGCGTTCCTCAGCAGTTCTAAAGACACTCAGAGCAGAGCCAGGGCCCAGAGCTCGCTGTCAGACCCACAGCTGCTCTCAGGAGCTCTGATAGATGTGGCCAAACATGTGGGCAACCTGTCCTTCAGAGTCTgggagaagatgaaggagaaggTCCACTTCAGTCCCGTCCTCCTGGACCCAAACACTGCAAGTGATGTGCTTTATCTGTCTGATGATCTGACCAGTGTGAGACAAGGAGAAACTTATCAGAAGCTTCCTGACAATCCAGAGAGAAACACGGAATATACTTCTGTTTTTGGTTCTGAAGGATTCAGATCAGGGAAACACAGctgggaggtggaggtgggagaTCATCCTGAATGGAACATTGGTGTGGCTAAAGAGTCTGTTAACAGGAAAGGAGAGACGTTTGCTTCATCAGAATATGGAATCTGGTGTTTATTACATGATAATGGAGAATACACCAACTGTAATGGTCAGACTGTCACTGTGACCAAGAGTCTCCAGAAGATCAGAGTCCAGCTGGACTATGACAGGGGGGAGGTGTCCTTCTACAACCCTGAAGACATGACTCACATCTACACTCACAAAGACACTTTCACTGAGAAACTTTTACCATATTTCGATGTTGGAAAATCTGGAGATGCAAAAAcctctaaactccaaatctgtCCGACTGACTGAGATGATTTGActcttttgtcataaaaatataacagattTTCTTTCTCATCACAATGATCATTACTCTTTGATCAATCCACATGATCAGATTTTCTTCCAACAATCAGCAGAAAATTCTCTTCATTGTTGTGCGACAATTAACactaaaattagattttaaaactgatttcttcattataaatctttatttatagaaagctaaaaacacaaagttcaatatttttgtttgtcttctgtaTAAAAATGATCCACAgtgatccagaaaatgtgaCTCTGATGTtctgtaaatacattttcattaatgtgtcactgaatctgttttctttgatcTTTAGTGTCTGAAACTATTTTACATCTGATTTCAATTACAGATTTCACCACAGAACCTATAAATATTTCTATCAAAGTATTTAAGTTTTTTGCTGTTTCAGTTCAAGAGACTGTTAAGCTGTTAAATCCTCTTCATGGGTAAAACTTCACCTGTTTCTACTCCTGAAAATAATTCTTCAGTTGAATCTTTACAGACCAGACAAACCAGAAAGTCTACAGataaattttcttttcaaatcagaaactttttcttcatctcatTAACATGAAACCCAGATTTCTGTTCTGCATTTTCCTCCAACTGTAGACAGTTTCTGTTTTGAGGTTTTCATCCCTGAAATCAGCAGAAGACGGAGAGAAAGTTCCTTCTGTCTCTGGACCGTCTTTCTGAACACATTTACCTCCAACTTTCTGTCAgactttgaaatgtttgaaagaaatcttcatgaataacattttgttatttaagagAGATTTTCATGTTTGGTTTCAAGCTCTTCTAATGTAAAGAAGAGTTTGACATCGACTTTATTATCATCATCctcttaaatgttgttttagagaatcatcaggaaaatgtgTGATATaccaaaacatgtatttatgtgtGCAGAAATATTATAGGAgttcagtttaataaaacagtttttttttaaattgaaattgttgttttactttgtttttttcttccttgaaTGTAATACACTGTGCCGCCACCAGAGGTCAGCAATTCTTCCACTTTGGCTGTCAGGCAGAAAGCTGCAAAACTGCAGTTACTGACACAAGTCGAGACGCTTGAGAGAAACCAATTAATCTATGAaacatgtctttggactgtgggaggagttgctggagaaaacccacacgtGCACGAggacaacatgcaaactccacccagaaagatcccagctgggattcaaagcAGGGTCTTCTCGTTATGaggagaaataataaaaaagaaaggtagGTCAGGCCGATTTCAGCTTCAGAAGTTTCTTCtgagcaccagatactttctcatgtattttttttaaacgtcttTATCCTTTAGGGCAGGGGTCACTAGCGGACCGTGGTCCAGATCTGGgcccagatgttgggtcatgcCGTCCCAGCATCTGGGCCGACTTTGACGCAAAACTAAAACGACGCCTCTATTTTAAACTGTGCAAATCTTGTTTtcattgcaacacattctcattacTTACTCGTCACATGTGGACGTATGGTTCCGGCCCCCTCAGCATCACTTCTTGATGTTTTCAGGGTCCCAAACTCTGGATTTTTCAACATGCTGCcagttcccattaaatcagggggtCCCCGACACGGGGTGCTTGATACCGGGCTGcagatttctgcatttttatcttctgattctgaaggaagttttattttgttcagagCGAAAGCCCAAAGCTAAAAGTTAATGAaaggcaaacaaaaagacatatttagaaactttcttttttgggagaaaagagCCATGATCTGAAGAAGAGCTTTCCACTTCAGAGAaacataaagctgctgtttacagacacaaccaggagtcttcctccAAACATGGATTTATGGAGATAGTCGTTTCCACGTATCAAACTGCTCTGCAGAATATGCAGCGACAGATTCTTGAATGTTTTgcataatatttattattatacttagaaaatatagtttttgaCGTTTAgtcgttttgttttttgctttatttatttactacaTCTAAAAAGTCTCAAATAAAGTTATGAATTACATGCAGATGTTCCACCAATACTCAGCTACTTAAACATAAACAGCATCATTTGTTTTCTGGACCTTAACTTCAAGTAAGGAGTTCAAACTGGACCTCATTAAACTTTAGTTAAAGATCCCTGCGGTACAACAAAGAACATTTCAGATGTTGCTTCAGTATCTCTGGAGTTGAAGAGTCGGTTAAGTAGAAACTTCTTTTAGTGAAAGGTAAAACTAACTGGAGAGAAACTTGTTCATATATAAAAAGGCTAAAGAACAAACACAgaagtttttgaattttctaGAAGTTTGTTAAATTAATGATAAATGATGGCGGATAGCTTTTAGGTTATTTGACCAAATCACTccaaaaaaatgccaatttggtttaaaaatctaaaagttattgaagaaaaacgtgaaaatttacactaaaaaatttactaaaattagaaaaagcatcaaaagctaatgtaaactgcAGTTATAGATAGTTCTtagtctgttttattattttaaagggttttggtttgatttggtccAATACTTTAAGAGCTATTGAAgaaacattctgtcatttgttgacggtccctaaatatgaacagagcgaatgtctgtcgaatatccaacctaaaactaacttcactgcagtttaatttgttatctactcgagttttttaaactttttacagtttagctaatattttatcaacatgctaaagCTGTTTTATCTTCAACAAATCTAGGTTATggaaaggtttttgtttttaatgtgttgtttatttgctttttaagcgtttattgttttcatagaacatttttatttttcaaaatcagcTGTTTATCAGTTTTGAGTAAACTTGTGATTCTTATCAATAATGTTTTgaacttatctaaagtgtgaGCTCAAATAAAAACTGGTCCACAAAAACTGATCTTATATCACAGTTCTGGTTACAACAGCTTTTAAGAATCTGgttataaaa contains:
- the LOC112153072 gene encoding nuclear factor 7, ovary, whose amino-acid sequence is MAERAALLEFLNCHICSETFNDPVTLSCNHNFCSSCLQKFWEQTLNKNCPICKRKSSKDYPIVNFSLKKLADSFAGRQKSESSETKTGEQKIMEVCRKHSGESKLFCKDEQRAFCSVCEFSQHQSHKVVPVEEAVRELKEELKSDLKSLQDKKMKYKEVEETYNQMIQHSKKQLLSTETQIRAEFNKLHQFLKEEEESRLAALREEEQQKRKTVSREMKRIQEQMSSLSESISAVKAELQKDKEAFLSSSKDTQSRARAQSSLSDPQLLSGALIDVAKHVGNLSFRVWEKMKEKVHFSPVLLDPNTASDVLYLSDDLTSVRQGETYQKLPDNPERNTEYTSVFGSEGFRSGKHSWEVEVGDHPEWNIGVAKESVNRKGETFASSEYGIWCLLHDNGEYTNCNGQTVTVTKSLQKIRVQLDYDRGEVSFYNPEDMTHIYTHKDTFTEKLLPYFDVGKSGDAKTSKLQICPTD